One window of the Saccopteryx leptura isolate mSacLep1 chromosome 9, mSacLep1_pri_phased_curated, whole genome shotgun sequence genome contains the following:
- the LOC136381145 gene encoding interferon lambda-4-like: MRPSGTTAVAVGLWVLVTVSAMADPGGAEPRRCLLSHYRSLDPRALAAVKALRDHYEEETLSWRPRNCSFRPRRDRPKPSSCAQLRLVARGLSDARAVLSSLPSPEMFPGVLPTLELLAAAERNVVACLQLVRPGSSRKSLRPRRRRPQTRRPHSSGCHEAGVIFNLLRLLTWDLRLVAHSGPCV, encoded by the exons ATGAGGCCAAGTGGCACAACCGCGGTTGCGGTGGGTCTGTGGGTCTTGGTGACGGTGAGCGCGATGGCGGACCCCGGCGGGGCTGAACCCAGGCGCTGCCTCCTCTCGCACTACCGCTCGCTGGACCCCAGGGCGCTGGCGGCGGTCAAGGCGCTGAGGGACCACTAC GAGGAAGAGACACTGAGCTGGAGGCCACGCAACTGCTCCTTCCGCCCCAGGAGGGACCGTCCGAAGCCCTCG TCGTGCGCGCAGCTCCGCCTCGTAGCCCGGGGCCTCTCAGACGCCCGGGCCGTGCTGAGCAGCCTGCCCAGCCCCGAGATGTTCCCGGGCGTCCTCCCGACCCTGGAGCTGCTGGCGGCCGCAGAAAGGAATGTGGTGGCCTGC CTCCAGCTGGTGCGTCCAGGCTCCTCGAGGAAGTCCCTCCGGCCACGCAGGAGGCGTCCCCAAACACGAAGACCT CACTCGTCTGGGTGCCACGAAGCAGGTGTTATCTTCAACCTCCTGCGTCTGCTCACGTGGGACTTGAGGCTGGTGGCGCACTCGGGGCCCTGTGTCTGA